TATGACTCTTCTCTGCTCCAGGGATATTATCGTTCAAGGCATCCCATTGGTAGGGAATAACCGTCTCTCGCACCACACGCTGCCGCTTGGACCAGAATGAATCATTGATCTGTACATCCTTTAATGAAATGGGTTTCATGTGTTTCATACAGACTTTCCTTTCTTACATGCTTTAGTTTCCTAATTTAAAATTATTATCCTTTGATGCTCCCTGCAGCTAGACCTGAGACAAAATATCTCTGAAAGATAAAAAAGAGAATAATAATAGGGATAATGCTTAATACGGATCCAGAAATCAGCAAGTCATAATTGTTTCCGTACGGTGTTAATAACGTCGCCAAACCAACAGGCAAGGTAAACAGATCATTGGAACGGATCACAATTAATGGCCATAAGAAGTTATTCCAACTGAACAAACCAGTTAAAATGGCCATGGCCGCATAAGCCGGCAACATAAGAGGGGCCATGATCCTGAAAAAAATCCCGTATTCTGTACATCCATCTATTCTGGCTGAATCCAACAATTCCTTAGGCAAACCTAAGGCAAATTGTCTGAAAAAAAACACAGCGACAGGAGAGACGATCATCGGCAACATAATCCCAAAATAAGTGTTAATCAGTTGTAAGGATACCATAAGCCGATAAAGGGGCAACATAAGTATTTCAAATGGAATCATCAGCGAAAACAATACCAAAACAAAAAGAACATACCTTCCGGCAAAGTTATAGATGGCCATGGCATAGCCGACCAGCGATGAAAAAAACAGCGACAAGACGATGACTAAACCGGTAATGATCATGCTATTTAAATACCAGCGCAGGTAGACCTGGCCATCAGTAAAAATATAAACATAGTTTTTGAAACTCATATTATCTAAACTAAAGGAGAGATTAAGCCCATGCCTCATAAGTTCCGTTGAAGGCTTGAAAGACGACAAAGTAATAAGCAACAATGGAAAAATTGCAAAAATAGCCAATACAATGAAGAAGAAAATTAATATAGCTGAAACAAGTTTTTGTTTTGCCTGTAAGTTCATAGATTTAATCCTCCCTTTTAAAAGCACCTATAAACCACAAGTAAATAAGTGAGGTAATTAATATAATGAATAGTAAAACATTTCCCACAGCAGCACCATACCCCATGTTATTGGTCTGGATCCCTTGCTCATAAATATAGAGGGCTACAGTCAAACCTATATCTCCAGGGGAGTTAGTTTGCCAGTACACAAAACTTTCTTCAAACATACGAAACCCGGCGATAATACTAATAGTCGTTACATAAATCGTGATCGGTTTAAGGTGGGGAAGAGTGACATAGCGAAACTTTTGGATAGCCCCTGCTCCGTCAATTTCAGCTGCTTCATACAGATCTTTAGGTATATTCTGTAAACCAGCCAAAAAGTAAAGAGTATTTACACCCATCCATCTCCAAAAGGCAAGAATAACCATTAAAAACATGCCAGTACCTGCTCCAAAACGCCATTCAACTGGTCCCACTCCAATGACGCCTAAGATTTGGTTAGCAAAGGATTGCTCAGTCTCACCAAACATCAATCGGAAAATAACACCTGCAACGATTACAGATGTTAAGGCTGGTATAAAAATGGCCGCTCTAAAAATATCCTTCAAATACATGAGTTTCGAATTTAACCAGACGGCGAACAACATAGGAAGGGGAATAAGTAATACCAATGTCCAAAATGTATACTGGGCAGAATTGGCCAAAGCTTTAT
This Caldalkalibacillus uzonensis DNA region includes the following protein-coding sequences:
- a CDS encoding carbohydrate ABC transporter permease gives rise to the protein MNLQAKQKLVSAILIFFFIVLAIFAIFPLLLITLSSFKPSTELMRHGLNLSFSLDNMSFKNYVYIFTDGQVYLRWYLNSMIITGLVIVLSLFFSSLVGYAMAIYNFAGRYVLFVLVLFSLMIPFEILMLPLYRLMVSLQLINTYFGIMLPMIVSPVAVFFFRQFALGLPKELLDSARIDGCTEYGIFFRIMAPLMLPAYAAMAILTGLFSWNNFLWPLIVIRSNDLFTLPVGLATLLTPYGNNYDLLISGSVLSIIPIIILFFIFQRYFVSGLAAGSIKG
- a CDS encoding carbohydrate ABC transporter permease produces the protein MEVEYGKVAPKNKNMNRITRSILYSQKIAPYIFVLPFVILFVLLYGYPFIQAFIMSFQQILPGQVQFIGLANYERLLVDSRFYKALANSAQYTFWTLVLLIPLPMLFAVWLNSKLMYLKDIFRAAIFIPALTSVIVAGVIFRLMFGETEQSFANQILGVIGVGPVEWRFGAGTGMFLMVILAFWRWMGVNTLYFLAGLQNIPKDLYEAAEIDGAGAIQKFRYVTLPHLKPITIYVTTISIIAGFRMFEESFVYWQTNSPGDIGLTVALYIYEQGIQTNNMGYGAAVGNVLLFIILITSLIYLWFIGAFKRED